A genomic window from Rhizobium sp. 007 includes:
- a CDS encoding tripartite tricarboxylate transporter substrate binding protein has product MALFNMTRRMALGLGLLAALSAGAAHAEGFPERAVTLVVPFAAGGSTDVVARIIAEKMSEDLGQQVIVQNVAGAGGNLGAGNVARAEPDGYTILMGTVATHALNPLILKSTPYDPEKDFAPVSLLVIVPNVLVVNPELPAKNVQELIAMLKAEPDKWSYASSGNGTPLHLSGELFNSMAGVKMQHIPYKGAGPALTDLLGNQVSIMFDNLPSSSSHIKSGKLRALAVTTAKRAPSFPDIPTIAESGVPGYETYTWNALFAPANTPADVVAKLNASANKALKDPAVAERMKDFSATIVGSTPEELGAHVKAELAKWGPIVKGANIQME; this is encoded by the coding sequence ATGGCACTTTTCAATATGACCCGCCGCATGGCACTCGGCCTCGGCTTGCTTGCGGCCTTGAGCGCCGGAGCCGCGCATGCCGAAGGGTTTCCGGAGCGCGCGGTTACGCTCGTCGTTCCCTTTGCCGCCGGCGGGTCGACCGATGTCGTGGCGCGCATCATCGCCGAGAAGATGTCGGAAGACCTTGGTCAGCAGGTGATCGTCCAGAACGTCGCCGGTGCGGGCGGCAATCTCGGTGCGGGCAACGTGGCTCGTGCAGAACCGGACGGCTACACCATCTTGATGGGAACGGTCGCGACGCACGCGCTGAACCCGCTGATCCTTAAATCCACGCCTTACGATCCGGAAAAGGATTTCGCGCCGGTTTCACTGCTCGTCATCGTGCCCAACGTGCTCGTCGTCAATCCGGAGCTGCCTGCAAAGAACGTCCAGGAACTGATCGCGATGCTGAAGGCCGAGCCGGACAAATGGAGCTATGCTTCCTCCGGCAACGGCACGCCGCTTCATCTTTCCGGCGAATTGTTCAATTCGATGGCCGGCGTCAAGATGCAGCACATCCCCTATAAGGGTGCAGGCCCGGCGCTGACCGATCTGCTGGGCAATCAGGTATCGATCATGTTCGATAACCTGCCGTCGTCGTCCAGCCACATCAAGTCCGGCAAGCTGCGGGCGCTGGCGGTCACTACGGCGAAACGTGCTCCATCCTTCCCGGATATTCCGACCATCGCTGAGTCCGGCGTTCCGGGTTACGAGACCTATACCTGGAACGCGCTCTTCGCGCCGGCGAATACGCCCGCGGATGTTGTGGCAAAGCTCAACGCGTCCGCCAACAAGGCTCTGAAGGACCCGGCCGTTGCCGAACGCATGAAAGACTTCAGCGCCACGATCGTCGGCTCCACGCCGGAGGAACTTGGCGCACATGTGAAGGCCGAACTGGCCAAGTGGGGACCCATCGTCAAGGGTGCGAATATCCAGATGGAATAG
- a CDS encoding peptidoglycan -binding protein, translating into MALARNRRRHGEMNYWPGFVDALSTLLIAIMFLLTVFVVGQFILSREISGRDEVLTRLNSQINELTQLLALEKGSKQDLEDSVANLQASLATAEGDRSRLQALLDAGSGGKDAAQQRIGGLTKELDEQKQLSDRALSQVEILNQQIAALRSQIAAVEAALQASEQKDQSSQAKIADLGRRLNVALAQRVQELNRYRSDFFGRLREILSDRENIRIVGDRFVFQSEVLFPSGSSDLNPEGTTEMTKLATALLDLSREIPPEINWVLRVDGHTDNVALSGAGRFRDNWELSSARAISVVKYLISQGVPSDRLVAAGFGEFQPIAPGDTPEARATNRRIELKLTEK; encoded by the coding sequence ATGGCGCTCGCCCGAAACCGCCGCCGCCACGGCGAAATGAACTACTGGCCGGGTTTCGTCGACGCACTGTCGACGCTGCTGATCGCCATCATGTTCCTGCTGACGGTTTTCGTCGTCGGCCAGTTCATACTAAGCCGCGAGATTTCCGGTCGCGACGAAGTGCTGACCCGCCTCAACAGCCAGATCAACGAACTGACGCAGCTGCTCGCGCTTGAGAAGGGCAGCAAGCAGGACCTTGAGGATTCCGTTGCCAATCTGCAGGCATCTCTCGCGACCGCTGAAGGTGACCGCTCGCGGCTGCAGGCATTGCTCGATGCCGGTTCCGGCGGAAAGGATGCGGCACAACAGCGCATCGGCGGCCTGACAAAAGAACTCGACGAACAGAAGCAGTTAAGCGACCGGGCGCTCAGCCAGGTCGAAATTCTCAACCAGCAGATTGCGGCCCTGCGCAGCCAGATCGCAGCCGTCGAGGCGGCGCTTCAGGCATCGGAGCAGAAGGACCAGAGTTCGCAGGCGAAGATCGCCGATCTGGGCCGGCGGCTGAATGTTGCGCTGGCGCAGCGGGTTCAGGAACTCAATCGCTACCGCTCCGACTTCTTCGGCCGCCTGCGCGAGATCCTGTCCGACCGCGAAAACATCCGCATCGTCGGCGACCGTTTCGTCTTCCAGTCAGAGGTTCTGTTCCCTTCCGGCAGTTCCGATCTCAATCCTGAAGGCACGACGGAGATGACGAAACTTGCCACTGCGCTGCTTGATCTTTCCAGGGAAATCCCGCCGGAAATCAACTGGGTGCTCCGGGTCGACGGCCATACCGACAATGTGGCGCTTTCCGGGGCCGGCCGCTTTCGCGACAACTGGGAGCTTTCCTCGGCGCGTGCCATCTCCGTCGTCAAATACCTGATTTCGCAGGGCGTGCCTTCCGACCGGCTCGTTGCGGCAGGTTTTGGCGAATTCCAGCCGATCGCGCCCGGCGATACGCCAGAAGCCCGCGCCACCAACCGCCGCATCGAGCTCAAGCTGACCGAGAAATAG
- a CDS encoding inositol monophosphatase family protein, whose protein sequence is MARSALLNVMVQAAVKAGKSLGRDFGEVQNLQVSVKGPGDFVSNADRKAEKIVRDELLKARPTYGFLGEESEEIKGTDGAHRWIVDPLDGTTNFLHGIPTFAVSIALERNGEVVAGVVFNPAMDELYTAERGGGAFLNDRRLRVGARRVLSDSVIGCGVPHLGRGNHGKFLVELRHVMGEVAGIRRMGAASLDLAYVAAGRFDGFWEMGLSPWDMAAGILLIREAGGYATDWNGGTDILDGGAIVAGNEYIHKALIETIKRPIPAK, encoded by the coding sequence ATGGCCCGTTCTGCTCTTCTCAATGTCATGGTTCAGGCTGCCGTCAAGGCAGGAAAGTCGCTGGGGCGTGATTTCGGGGAAGTGCAGAACCTGCAGGTTTCGGTGAAGGGGCCTGGCGATTTCGTTTCCAATGCTGACCGGAAAGCCGAAAAGATCGTCAGGGACGAGCTCCTGAAGGCGCGCCCGACCTATGGGTTCCTTGGAGAGGAGAGCGAAGAGATCAAGGGAACGGACGGGGCGCACCGCTGGATCGTCGATCCGCTCGATGGCACGACCAACTTCCTGCACGGCATTCCGACGTTTGCCGTGTCGATCGCGCTTGAGCGCAATGGCGAAGTCGTTGCGGGCGTCGTCTTCAATCCGGCGATGGACGAGCTCTATACTGCCGAGCGCGGCGGCGGCGCCTTCTTGAACGACCGCCGGCTGCGCGTCGGTGCGCGCCGCGTTCTTTCGGATTCCGTCATCGGCTGCGGCGTGCCGCATCTCGGCCGCGGCAACCACGGCAAGTTCCTCGTCGAGCTTCGTCATGTGATGGGCGAAGTGGCCGGCATCCGCCGCATGGGCGCTGCCTCGCTCGATCTCGCTTATGTCGCGGCTGGCCGCTTCGACGGCTTTTGGGAAATGGGATTGTCGCCCTGGGACATGGCAGCCGGCATCCTGCTTATCCGCGAAGCTGGCGGCTATGCGACCGATTGGAACGGCGGCACGGATATCCTCGATGGCGGCGCGATCGTCGCCGGCAATGAATATATTCACAAGGCGCTGATCGAGACCATCAAGCGCCCCATACCTGCGAAGTGA
- a CDS encoding FAD-binding dehydrogenase, producing MEYDVLVVGAGLAGLVAAAEAADRGRKVCILDQEGEQSLGGQAFWSLGGLFFVDSPEQRRLGIRDSLDLARQDWAGSAGFDRPEDYWPRLWADAYLDFAAGEKRSFLHQQGMRWFPVVGWAERGGGMAHGHGNSVPRFHLTWGTGPAVLTPFVRRVREAEARGRVTFAFRHCVDELMVENGAVCGVQGTILEPDAAPRGKATVRRAAGTFEFRAGAVIITSGGIGGDHDLVRRNWPVERLGPPPASMVAGVPAYVDGRMLAIGERTGASIINSDRMWHYTEGVRNWDPIWANHGIRILPGPSSFWSDADGNRFAPPAMPGFDTLATLKAIRASGHDYSWFIVTKAIIKKEFALSGSEQNPDITGRDIQLLLKRLGKNPPGPVQAFMEKGEDFIVRKTLEELVEGMNALTGENRLDTAHLRGQIEARDREIDNAYSKDAQVTAIRGARNYIGDKLLRTAKPHRLLDTKAGPLIAVRLHILTRKSLGGLQTDLSARVISINGDAVPGLYAAGEVAGFGGGGMHGYKALEGTFLGGCIFSGRVAGRAV from the coding sequence ATGGAATATGACGTGCTGGTCGTTGGTGCGGGTCTTGCCGGGCTTGTTGCTGCGGCGGAAGCGGCAGATCGGGGACGCAAGGTCTGCATTCTCGACCAGGAGGGCGAACAGAGTCTCGGCGGGCAGGCCTTCTGGTCGCTGGGCGGCCTTTTTTTCGTTGACAGTCCCGAGCAGCGCCGCCTGGGCATTCGCGACAGCCTCGATCTTGCCAGGCAGGATTGGGCGGGTTCGGCAGGCTTCGACCGGCCCGAGGATTACTGGCCGCGGCTTTGGGCGGACGCCTATCTCGATTTTGCGGCGGGCGAGAAACGCTCCTTTCTGCATCAACAGGGCATGCGCTGGTTTCCGGTCGTCGGTTGGGCGGAGCGCGGCGGCGGCATGGCGCATGGTCACGGCAATTCCGTGCCGCGCTTTCATCTGACCTGGGGCACGGGGCCCGCCGTGCTTACGCCATTTGTCCGGCGCGTTCGGGAGGCAGAGGCGAGAGGGCGCGTCACATTTGCCTTCCGCCACTGCGTGGACGAGCTCATGGTCGAAAATGGCGCCGTCTGCGGCGTCCAGGGGACGATCCTCGAGCCCGATGCTGCGCCGCGTGGCAAGGCAACGGTTCGCAGGGCTGCCGGAACATTCGAATTCCGTGCGGGCGCCGTCATCATCACTTCCGGCGGCATCGGCGGCGACCACGATCTCGTGCGCCGGAACTGGCCGGTAGAGCGTCTTGGTCCTCCGCCTGCGTCGATGGTTGCGGGCGTTCCCGCTTATGTCGACGGCCGCATGTTGGCGATCGGCGAGCGTACCGGCGCGAGCATCATCAACAGCGACCGCATGTGGCACTATACGGAAGGCGTGAGGAACTGGGATCCGATCTGGGCGAACCACGGCATCCGCATCCTTCCCGGTCCGTCGTCCTTCTGGAGCGATGCCGACGGCAACCGTTTTGCTCCGCCGGCGATGCCGGGCTTTGACACGCTTGCCACCTTGAAGGCGATCCGCGCCAGCGGGCATGATTATAGCTGGTTCATTGTCACCAAGGCGATCATCAAGAAAGAGTTCGCGCTTTCGGGTTCGGAGCAGAACCCCGACATCACCGGTAGGGATATTCAGTTGCTTTTGAAACGGCTCGGCAAGAACCCGCCCGGGCCGGTGCAAGCCTTCATGGAGAAGGGCGAAGATTTCATCGTCCGCAAGACGCTCGAAGAACTGGTCGAAGGCATGAATGCGCTGACCGGAGAAAACCGGCTCGACACTGCGCATCTGCGAGGGCAGATCGAGGCGCGCGACCGGGAAATCGACAATGCCTATTCCAAGGATGCACAGGTAACTGCCATTCGCGGCGCCCGAAATTACATTGGCGACAAGCTGTTGCGGACGGCAAAGCCGCACCGGCTACTGGATACCAAGGCAGGGCCGTTGATCGCCGTGCGGCTGCATATCCTGACGCGAAAGTCGCTGGGCGGTCTGCAGACGGATCTTTCGGCGCGGGTGATCAGTATAAATGGTGATGCGGTGCCGGGTCTCTATGCCGCCGGCGAGGTCGCCGGTTTCGGCGGAGGCGGCATGCACGGCTACAAAGCGCTTGAAGGAACTTTTCTCGGCGGTTGCATCTTTTCGGGCCGGGTGGCGGGAAGAGCCGTATGA
- a CDS encoding flagellar motor protein MotA, which yields MENVNAAEFGSTEKPSSNYVYKLSSPMPFLWTMLLFLVIVGFIAAILFRQTQTAFMHNPGLNGLIVGVLAVGIILVFSHVLALRPEVRWFNSFRAAGSADKVNRNPRLLAPMRALIGNRKSTATLSTTALRSILDSIATRLDESRDTSRYLIGLLVFLGLLGTFWGLIGTIGSISGVIQSLDAGSNGTGDVLTTLKEGLSLPLSGMGQAFSSSLLGLSGSLILGFLDLQAGRAQTRFYTELENWLSSVTDVGSDIAVPALDSGTSSEDLRAMSDYLKKVAEEGGAGSQRSVAAMASLAEGIQGLVKNMRNEQQMLRDWIEAQQDEAKAMRRTLDRLAERIGAQEKQSGAERSHRVSQIEKSEGK from the coding sequence ATGGAAAATGTGAATGCGGCGGAATTCGGCTCGACCGAAAAACCGAGCAGCAACTATGTCTATAAACTCTCCAGCCCGATGCCGTTCCTCTGGACGATGCTCCTGTTCCTGGTCATCGTCGGCTTCATCGCCGCCATCCTTTTCCGGCAGACGCAGACAGCGTTCATGCACAATCCGGGCCTCAACGGCCTCATCGTCGGCGTGCTTGCGGTCGGCATCATCCTGGTCTTCAGCCATGTGCTGGCGCTTCGTCCGGAAGTGCGCTGGTTCAATTCCTTTCGCGCAGCCGGCAGTGCGGACAAGGTAAACCGCAATCCGAGACTTCTTGCCCCCATGCGGGCGCTGATCGGTAACCGTAAGTCAACGGCGACGCTTTCGACCACCGCGCTACGCTCTATTCTGGATTCGATCGCCACCCGCCTCGATGAATCGCGTGATACGTCGCGTTACCTCATCGGCCTTCTCGTCTTCCTCGGTCTTCTCGGTACCTTCTGGGGTCTCATCGGCACGATCGGCTCGATCAGCGGCGTCATTCAGTCGCTGGATGCAGGCTCGAACGGCACCGGCGACGTGCTGACCACGCTCAAAGAAGGTCTGTCCTTGCCGCTTTCCGGTATGGGCCAAGCCTTCTCGTCTTCGCTGCTCGGCCTTTCCGGGTCGCTCATTCTCGGCTTCCTCGATCTTCAGGCCGGTCGGGCGCAGACTCGCTTCTACACGGAACTCGAAAACTGGCTTTCCTCGGTGACCGATGTCGGGTCGGATATTGCCGTTCCGGCGCTCGACTCCGGTACGTCTTCCGAGGACCTTCGCGCGATGTCGGACTATCTGAAGAAGGTTGCCGAAGAAGGCGGAGCCGGCAGCCAGCGCTCGGTTGCCGCGATGGCAAGCCTTGCCGAAGGCATTCAGGGTCTCGTCAAGAATATGCGCAACGAACAGCAGATGCTGCGCGACTGGATCGAAGCGCAGCAGGACGAGGCAAAGGCCATGCGCCGCACGCTGGACCGACTGGCCGAACGCATCGGCGCGCAGGAAAAGCAGAGTGGCGCCGAGAGAAGCCACCGCGTCAGCCAGATCGAAAAGAGCGAGGGCAAGTAA
- a CDS encoding YegP family protein yields MYKFEVYKDKAGEFRFRFKASNGESMFNSEGYKAKASALSAIESIKKNAPDATVDDQTKATA; encoded by the coding sequence ATGTATAAGTTTGAAGTGTACAAGGATAAGGCTGGCGAATTCCGTTTCCGCTTCAAGGCTTCGAACGGCGAATCCATGTTCAACTCGGAGGGCTACAAGGCCAAGGCATCCGCGCTGAGCGCCATTGAATCCATCAAGAAGAACGCGCCCGACGCAACGGTCGACGACCAGACCAAGGCAACGGCTTAA